The Bacillus sp. SM2101 genome has a window encoding:
- a CDS encoding flagellar protein FliT, which yields MDTVSALHNVSKQLYDILHNDIPKDERDGHIASIEELITTRQTLIDALKPPYSVEEKRLGAEIVSINKDIDERLLQLKNTIKLDLTDIKKRKQSTNKYVNPYRSLLTDGVFYDKRK from the coding sequence GTGGATACTGTCTCAGCGTTGCACAACGTATCTAAACAGCTGTATGACATATTACATAATGATATTCCAAAGGATGAACGTGACGGTCATATAGCAAGCATAGAGGAACTGATAACGACAAGACAGACATTAATTGACGCACTAAAGCCACCCTATAGTGTAGAAGAGAAAAGGCTGGGAGCTGAAATAGTGTCTATCAATAAGGATATCGATGAGAGATTACTGCAATTAAAAAATACAATTAAGCTCGATTTGACTGACATCAAAAAAAGAAAGCAATCTACAAACAAGTATGTTAACCCATACAGAAGTTTACTTACAGATGGTGTATTTTACGATAAACGAAAATAG
- the fliS gene encoding flagellar export chaperone FliS produces the protein MTLNNPYQSYQTNSVVTASPGELTLMLYNGCLKFINLARKAIQENSIEEKNTNLLKAQNIIKELMGSLNMDIEISKNMMTMYEYILHRLIEVNINNDVEALTEVEGHITEFRDAWKEVILINRQQQPDQGGRA, from the coding sequence ATGACTTTAAATAATCCTTATCAATCTTATCAGACAAACTCTGTTGTCACAGCGTCGCCAGGTGAGCTTACGTTAATGCTATATAATGGCTGTTTAAAATTTATTAATCTAGCTCGCAAAGCCATTCAAGAGAATAGCATTGAAGAAAAGAACACCAATCTGTTAAAGGCACAAAACATTATTAAAGAGTTAATGGGATCGTTAAACATGGATATAGAAATTTCTAAAAATATGATGACGATGTATGAATATATTCTTCATAGGCTGATTGAAGTGAACATTAACAATGATGTTGAAGCACTTACAGAAGTAGAAGGACATATAACTGAGTTTCGTGATGCATGGAAGGAAGTTATCCTTATTAATCGTCAGCAACAGCCTGACCAAGGTGGGCGAGCATAG
- a CDS encoding flagellar hook-associated protein 2, with translation MRIGGLASGMDIDQLVSDLMRTERLPLDKLNQQKQLLEWQRDDYREMNTLLKELDTFIFEGIDREGNLLSKTTVSSDDSVVTAVADSSASDISTEIEVLNLAKPATWISDGTANFMAGTNRTISLSVTNGDGTVSNNITVDISDTDTLDNVIKKLNDTKELDLNIFHDSETNKIVITSNEPGAQSQIMIDDAETEAFFQEIGFTAVAGAELGDTDGNGVIDGSDAPIKTSGEDSAFVINGLSTTRSSNDFKINGVAYTLKGESPGTTVSISTSTDTDKIVDTVVQFVAKYNEIIDTINGKLSESRNRDYPPLTSEERQGLSETEIELWEAQAKSGLIRNDSMLSSGLNQLRIDLYSPVSVDNGSIMLNDLGINTTKDYLENGKLEIDEFTLREKIAEDPEAVYELFNAEGSSHESKGLATRLRDTLSTTMEQIVEKAGNPLKTDEQFLIGKNLVSIDKQIDSFEDRLIQIEDRYWRQFTAMEQAIQRANEQSAFLVEQFGGGY, from the coding sequence ATGCGTATAGGTGGTTTAGCTAGTGGAATGGATATTGATCAACTCGTCAGTGATTTAATGAGAACAGAGCGTTTGCCGCTTGATAAATTAAATCAACAAAAGCAATTGTTAGAATGGCAGCGTGATGATTATCGAGAAATGAACACGCTGCTAAAGGAATTAGATACTTTTATTTTCGAAGGAATTGATCGTGAAGGTAACCTATTGTCAAAAACAACGGTAAGCTCTGATGACAGTGTTGTGACAGCCGTTGCGGATTCTTCAGCTTCGGATATTTCGACTGAGATCGAAGTGTTAAATTTAGCGAAACCAGCCACATGGATCTCTGATGGGACAGCTAATTTTATGGCTGGTACAAATCGAACGATTAGTTTATCAGTCACAAATGGCGATGGCACTGTAAGTAATAATATAACGGTCGATATCTCTGATACTGACACGTTAGATAATGTTATCAAAAAGCTTAATGATACGAAGGAGCTTGATTTAAATATTTTCCACGATTCTGAAACAAATAAAATTGTCATTACATCAAATGAACCAGGTGCACAGTCGCAAATCATGATTGACGATGCTGAGACGGAGGCGTTCTTTCAAGAAATAGGCTTTACAGCAGTTGCTGGTGCGGAACTAGGTGATACGGATGGCAATGGAGTAATTGATGGCTCAGATGCACCGATTAAAACAAGTGGGGAAGATTCAGCCTTTGTAATTAACGGTTTAAGCACAACTCGTTCATCAAATGATTTTAAAATTAACGGTGTAGCCTATACATTAAAAGGTGAAAGCCCTGGAACAACAGTAAGTATTTCCACGTCGACGGATACAGATAAAATTGTTGATACAGTTGTACAATTTGTTGCCAAATATAATGAAATCATTGATACAATAAACGGTAAGCTTTCAGAAAGTCGTAATCGTGATTATCCTCCTTTAACTAGTGAGGAAAGGCAGGGATTGAGTGAAACAGAAATTGAATTATGGGAAGCGCAAGCGAAAAGCGGCTTAATTAGGAATGACTCAATGTTATCGAGTGGTTTAAATCAATTAAGAATAGATTTATATTCTCCAGTATCTGTTGACAATGGTTCAATTATGCTCAATGATTTAGGTATTAATACTACAAAAGACTACCTAGAAAATGGGAAGCTTGAGATTGACGAATTCACATTACGTGAGAAAATTGCCGAAGATCCAGAAGCAGTTTATGAATTGTTTAATGCAGAAGGAAGCTCTCATGAATCAAAGGGACTTGCTACAAGATTACGAGATACACTTAGCACAACGATGGAACAAATCGTAGAGAAGGCAGGAAATCCACTTAAGACAGATGAACAATTCTTGATAGGGAAAAACTTAGTATCGATCGATAAACAAATCGATAGCTTCGAAGATCGATTAATTCAAATTGAAGATCGCTATTGGAGACAGTTCACTGCAATGGAGCAAGCCATCCAACGTGCAAACGAGCAATCTGCGTTTTTAGTTGAGCAATTCGGCGGTGGTTATTAA
- the flaG gene encoding flagellar protein FlaG: MDVNHMTTIVPYTTPYIEGQQAFKNQKNMEQNVNKLLEETVTYVPKSRIEKLFDELNKFVESTRTSIKYEYHEELEEYYVTIIDDLTKEVVREIPAKKILDLYAAMTDFIGLMVDEKI; encoded by the coding sequence ATGGATGTTAATCATATGACAACAATTGTTCCTTACACCACACCTTATATAGAAGGTCAGCAAGCTTTTAAAAATCAGAAAAATATGGAGCAGAATGTTAATAAATTATTAGAAGAAACCGTAACGTATGTTCCTAAATCTAGAATAGAAAAACTGTTTGATGAATTAAACAAATTTGTTGAATCGACAAGGACATCTATTAAGTACGAATACCATGAAGAATTAGAGGAATATTACGTCACGATTATAGATGATTTGACGAAGGAAGTAGTCCGAGAAATACCAGCAAAGAAAATACTAGATTTATATGCAGCAATGACAGATTTCATTGGTTTAATGGTTGATGAAAAAATATAA